The region GCTCGAAAGCATAGGCCATCTCGATCAACCTCGGCTCGTATCCCTGCAGCCCACCAAAGCATATGCCAAAAGGGACACCCTTCTCGTTGTACCCAGCCGGCACAATGATGCCGGGTTGGCCGCCAATGGCGAGATGGTTGGAAGCATAGTGCTCGGGTGCAACGATCGCGTCCAGTTGATGCTCCTTCATCAGCTTCTCCAGCCCATTTGCGGAGAGCTCCTTCAGCCAGCGGATCCGAGCTCTTTCCAGACGGCCAATGCCGTTTGTATTTTGGGCTAAGATAAGGTTTTGTTGCCCGAAATCTTTTAGCCTCTCCTGTACAAAATGTAAATGAATATCTAAGAAAGTATATACAGAATAAATGACATTAGCAGCCATCTCCTTTTTAGAGTTTTATTGCCTGATGTCCTCCGCAACATGATTCCACACTGTTTGAATCTATGACAAGAAGACTTAAGAGTTGAAAGCTAGAATGTTTTTTTGTATGCTTGCCTCTATAGGATGCGCTTTGTTGAAAGCTATGATGTCCGCAAGAGAATGGACCGGAGGGTAGGACAAGTCCGCCAAGTACTCGTTTATGCTCAACTTGAACTCCGTCAGCATGGCAGTCCACTCATTGGAAACGATATCTTGACTGTCGATGGTGATGTCAAGGTTCTCGATCACCATGGCTCCTTGTTTCCTACAACGGATTAATAATGAATCCAATGTTTCATGTAAGTATAATAATTTACACTAGTCAGGGAGATTTGAAGTGTGATAACCTCATTGTGGCGAGGTGCTGTCTGTACACCCTCATCTGCTTCTCTCCAAATCCTTGAAACAAAAACAATTCATTGGGGACGCCGATCCTCTTCCCTCTCAGCCCATCCTTCTTCAGGAACTGCAGATATCCGCCGTGAGGGATGTACTTGGATGCTGCTCGAGTGGCCACGGCATCGAGCTTGTCGTAGCCAACGATGGCGTCCAGTACGTGGACTGCATCCGACACTGTCCGACACATCGGCCTGCAACATTGCAAACAGCATGCTGAACATTTCAAATTTCCAACGTTTTTTTCAAAATCTCAAAATACCCGATCAAATTAAAATTAAATGCAAACTAAATTTAAGTTGAGTAAACTTAATTGAAATTTTATACTGAGTGAGTGAGGTCCAAGATTTTTATATGCTGCATAAATTTGAAAGCTAGGTGATGTGGACAAAGCGAAGAAAGAGGAGAAGTACCCGACGGTGTCTTGTCTAGGGGTGATGGGGACGACGCCGGCGCGGCTGGTGAGCCCGACGGTGGGCTTGATGCCGACCACGGAGTTGAACGACGACGGGCAGAGTATGGAGCCGTCGGTCTCGGTGCCGAGCGTCACAGCCGCCATGTTCGCCGCCGCGGCCACGCCCGACCCGGAGCTCGACCCGCACGGGTCGGACGACAACACATACGGGTTGCGCGTCTGGCCGCCACGCGCGCTCCACCCGTTGTGGACGTTGCGGAAGTTGGCCCACTCGGAGAGGCTGGCCTTGCCGAGCACCACGGCGCCAGCGCGCCGCAGCCTGGCCGCCACGCCGGCGTCGCGCTTCACCACAGAGCCGAGGAGCGCCAGCGAGCCGGCCGTGGTGTTCAGAACGTCGCGGGTGGCGATGTTGTCCTTGAGCAGGACGGGGACCCCATGCAACGCGCCGGTGGCCATGCCGCGACGGCGCTCGGCGTCAGTGCGTGCTGCCTGCTGGAGCGCATCCGGGTTGACCTCGATGACGGCGTGCAGCAGCGGGTTGAGGCGGCGGATCTGGTCCAGGTAGAACCGGACGAGGGTGGCCGAGGTGAGGCTGCCGTTGCGGAAGCCAAGCTGGATGGCATCCACGGTGGCCTCATGGAACTCGAAGCTGTGCGTGACGCCGGCGGCCGTTAGCAGAGCTAGGACGACGGCAACAGCCTGCACTCGCAGCCAAGCCATGCTTGCTTAGCTGAGCCCTGGACTAGACGGTGTCGGTGTGGTTGGTGGCCTGGCTATGGCTAGTGCTCGTTGCTTTTAAATTAGTAAAGTATGACCAGCTCCACGAGTACTATGTTGGATCCACTCAGCTTTTGTCTGCTTGGCACTTTCCATATGCTGCCTGCATCATCGTTTGAAAAGATGCTTCATGAGCGGCGGGAATCCTATGTAAATTGGGGCCGCCAGCTGCGCGTGCTCCACGAGTCTGTTGGATCCACTCTGTTTTTTTTTGTCTTTTTAGCACCTTTCATTCATATGCTGCATCATTGTTTCAAAAGATCctccataagagcatctccagctgcgCCCCCAACAGTCCCCCCTTCCCCCCGGcgactttttcggcgccggcgccacaAAAACGACCCAGTCGCGCCCCAGGACGACGAAAAGCGCTGGTTCGGCCCTTTTTTCCGGCCGGCGgccgcaggccgaacccggcgcgctaggggcgcttgggggctccggcgcaaggaaAAAGCGCGGCTGGCCCACGCCGTCGGGTGAAAAGTCAAGATTTTCTTCCCCGACCGCCTCCCACCCCCCGCGCTGTCGGCCGCAACTAGGTATATCCCGGCGCTGCCCCGCCGCCCTTCACCGGTAGATAGCCATTCCCTGCCGGAAAAATAGCTTAGGTTCGCCGCGACAACCCCTCCGACACCAgttgggcgtttccggccgcggaggggcaGTTTAGCGGCGGGTGCACGCCCACCCCGCGCAAGGTGTTtggcgatttgcctgcctcggcgatggactcggatgacgaggaagtgctcgccgcgctgctggaggaggaagccgaggccgacgtccaggaagaagagcatctcatagtgaaatatgagtttttatttgttgaactatataatttgtattgaacatttgttgttgtactattttgttgaagtatttgaaatttttgtgatgaaatatgtgataaaaaaatatttatgttcataattg is a window of Triticum dicoccoides isolate Atlit2015 ecotype Zavitan chromosome 2B, WEW_v2.0, whole genome shotgun sequence DNA encoding:
- the LOC119361786 gene encoding probable amidase At4g34880, which produces MAWLRVQAVAVVLALLTAAGVTHSFEFHEATVDAIQLGFRNGSLTSATLVRFYLDQIRRLNPLLHAVIEVNPDALQQAARTDAERRRGMATGALHGVPVLLKDNIATRDVLNTTAGSLALLGSVVKRDAGVAARLRRAGAVVLGKASLSEWANFRNVHNGWSARGGQTRNPYVLSSDPCGSSSGSGVAAAANMAAVTLGTETDGSILCPSSFNSVVGIKPTVGLTSRAGVVPITPRQDTVGPMCRTVSDAVHVLDAIVGYDKLDAVATRAASKYIPHGGYLQFLKKDGLRGKRIGVPNELFLFQGFGEKQMRVYRQHLATMRKQGAMVIENLDITIDSQDIVSNEWTAMLTEFKLSINEYLADLSYPPVHSLADIIAFNKAHPIEERLKDFGQQNLILAQNTNGIGRLERARIRWLKELSANGLEKLMKEHQLDAIVAPEHYASNHLAIGGQPGIIVPAGYNEKGVPFGICFGGLQGYEPRLIEMAYAFEQATKVRRPPMFKP